One region of Bacteroidales bacterium genomic DNA includes:
- a CDS encoding cell division protein ZapA: MSWSQTINVKIAERFYPLKIDKEEEEEQIRKAAQLINDRLLRYQKKQFGDKDVQDFLAIVALQFAVRLIQLEKNPELDEQSDKLKQLSEQLERLLGRCTDE; this comes from the coding sequence ATGAGTTGGAGTCAGACTATAAATGTCAAGATTGCGGAACGTTTTTATCCTCTGAAAATTGATAAAGAAGAGGAAGAAGAACAGATCCGTAAAGCAGCCCAACTGATTAATGATAGGTTGTTGCGGTATCAAAAAAAGCAATTTGGTGATAAAGATGTGCAGGATTTTTTAGCTATTGTTGCTTTACAATTTGCGGTGAGGCTTATCCAACTGGAAAAAAATCCGGAACTGGATGAACAGTCAGATAAATTGAAACAATTGAGCGAACAACTAGAGCGGTTGTTGGGACGATGTACTGATGAATAA
- a CDS encoding tetratricopeptide repeat protein — protein sequence MKSTTMKCRKLWSVVIVLFGLTSISMAQTLQESTEARNRGAELMSRGDLDGAITELEKCIEISKKVGPEADENREVAEMAVPSLYLQKAEKLVKAKDYEAALKAFETTIAVADKYKNSDIKEKAEKPIPDVYYALGATAFQGKDFEPAISNLNNAVKLDPDMAKAYYVLGAVYQTQKEEEKMEENYKLAIEKAESTNDRSTLQRSTRALISFYNNKGVNAVQGKKYDEAISTFTKLLEIDDTYASAYYALAKAYNEKKSWDQAISVIEKGLTVDKADKSSLNFELGNAYFGKKDNGKACEAYKQVTEGAFVPNAKYQIETVLKCK from the coding sequence ATGAAATCTACCACCATGAAATGTCGCAAATTATGGAGTGTTGTAATAGTTCTGTTCGGCTTAACATCAATAAGCATGGCACAGACTCTTCAGGAATCAACTGAAGCCCGTAACAGGGGGGCAGAATTGATGAGTCGCGGAGATTTGGACGGAGCTATCACTGAATTAGAAAAATGTATTGAAATCAGTAAGAAAGTTGGTCCGGAAGCTGACGAAAACAGGGAAGTTGCTGAAATGGCAGTACCAAGTCTCTATCTGCAAAAAGCAGAAAAATTAGTCAAAGCTAAAGATTATGAAGCAGCTCTAAAAGCCTTTGAAACAACCATCGCTGTCGCAGACAAATACAAAAATTCAGATATAAAAGAAAAGGCAGAAAAACCGATTCCGGATGTTTATTATGCACTCGGTGCTACAGCCTTCCAAGGAAAAGATTTTGAACCCGCTATATCCAATTTGAATAATGCAGTTAAGCTTGATCCGGATATGGCTAAAGCATACTATGTATTGGGAGCTGTCTACCAAACCCAAAAAGAAGAAGAAAAAATGGAAGAAAATTATAAATTAGCAATTGAAAAAGCTGAGAGTACTAATGATCGTTCCACCCTTCAAAGGTCTACAAGGGCATTGATCAGCTTTTATAACAATAAAGGTGTGAATGCCGTACAAGGTAAAAAATATGATGAAGCCATTAGTACGTTTACCAAACTTCTTGAAATAGATGATACTTATGCTTCTGCATATTATGCATTAGCAAAAGCCTATAATGAAAAGAAAAGCTGGGATCAGGCCATTTCTGTAATTGAAAAAGGCTTAACTGTTGATAAAGCAGATAAATCTTCTTTAAATTTTGAATTAGGAAATGCATATTTTGGGAAAAAAGACAATGGAAAAGCATGTGAAGCATACAAACAGGTAACTGAAGGTGCTTTCGTTCCCAATGCCAAATATCAGATTGAAACAGTACTGAAATGTAAATAA
- a CDS encoding ABC transporter ATP-binding protein — protein MQLKKIINSTECLKENNTFLKLENLSVGYSKKTILADINLSADWGELIAIIGRNGIGKSTLMRTLARLQPELSGEILLAGKPLNIYTRNELAEKMSIVSTESPSVSHLTVRQLVAFGRFPYTNWIGKLTEKDISVINESMQLVGISHLADKNIYEISDGEKQRAMIARTLAQDTDLILLDEPTAFLDMPNKYEVIQLMHQLTRKKGKTIIFSTHDLNIAIHEADKFWLMINDQIFEGAPEDLIINKRLSGLFKGTGVQFDDHKGEFKIKKENHSRIYLNGEGKNIFWIRKALERIGYQVDISGSDFPDPDHAYISLEKNTGHWILKQNEQEMTFDSIYALSRFLSDHHHPVR, from the coding sequence ATGCAACTTAAGAAAATAATAAATAGCACTGAGTGCTTAAAAGAAAATAATACTTTTTTAAAACTGGAGAACTTATCCGTAGGGTATTCCAAGAAGACAATTCTGGCTGATATAAACCTATCAGCAGACTGGGGTGAACTGATAGCGATCATTGGACGTAATGGCATAGGAAAAAGTACATTGATGCGAACACTGGCACGCCTGCAACCAGAATTGTCCGGGGAAATACTACTAGCCGGAAAACCTCTTAATATTTATACAAGAAATGAGTTAGCGGAAAAAATGAGCATCGTATCCACCGAATCTCCAAGTGTTTCTCATTTAACAGTCAGACAGTTGGTAGCTTTCGGACGATTCCCCTATACCAATTGGATCGGAAAACTTACAGAAAAAGATATATCCGTTATCAATGAATCAATGCAATTAGTGGGAATTTCCCACCTTGCAGATAAAAATATATATGAAATCAGTGATGGTGAAAAACAGCGGGCAATGATTGCCCGAACATTGGCTCAGGATACTGACCTGATTCTACTTGACGAACCGACTGCTTTTTTAGATATGCCCAATAAATATGAAGTAATTCAATTAATGCATCAATTGACAAGGAAAAAGGGAAAAACCATCATTTTTTCCACACATGATTTGAATATTGCGATACACGAAGCAGATAAATTTTGGTTGATGATTAATGATCAGATATTCGAAGGTGCACCTGAAGATTTAATTATAAACAAAAGATTATCAGGATTATTTAAAGGAACCGGAGTCCAATTTGATGATCATAAAGGTGAGTTTAAAATAAAAAAAGAAAATCACTCCCGTATCTATCTGAATGGAGAAGGGAAAAATATTTTCTGGATCCGGAAAGCATTGGAAAGGATTGGTTACCAAGTTGATATTTCCGGAAGTGATTTTCCGGATCCAGATCATGCATATATTTCTTTGGAAAAAAATACCGGTCATTGGATATTAAAGCAAAATGAGCAGGAAATGACATTTGATTCTATCTATGCATTATCGCGTTTTTTGTCGGACCACCACCATCCGGTTCGTTAA
- a CDS encoding T9SS type A sorting domain-containing protein, whose translation MNLSINIYRYVISCLTALVTFFTAYGQIPVGGWRDHLSWNTTKSVIVTENKIYSSNGVGICIYDPSTNELNKLTKINGLNDAGISSIQYVPSVRYLVTGYINGNIDIITDQDIYNIPDIKHNGLYTNKRINHIYAKDDLVYLSCSFGIVVIDVKLRRIKDTYIIGDHGIPVEVNAFTDYNGYFYAATSQGIKKADMGSHFLTDFSTWEKVTGIPGSGSTFTQLVNHNNMLLMCDLDNNIIKYNGISYESLHLPFTVESIHQLNVSGNQLLVSTSKALFIYDIQSYLLQNTITTYKDSPVDIHGAMMDNKGTYWIADNYMGLVQWQSANNIIFYVINGPSSNNSAAFRYKSDRLISVSGGIGKDGIRLNRQGEIHTFSGNQWNSIRFEGQHDFTDIDISADNPGKYYVSSWGEGVYVFEDGFLSEHYTHQNSPLLAENAATYCGGIMIDEENRLWVSNGRKTGLYSNKQWKISEWTTNGVMGHFTQDNQGKIWTILHNNGLWVFDKASVEKDQTDRVIGFAPYNYAGSAPIYQNHQITGTPDGIMWVGTAQGPVYYNNSSAILDGGNTAGYHPNRTGTHEPSHMYALLGSENILSVAIDGAHRKWFGTEKGGVFLINEDNAGEVRHFTVDNSPLLSNKVHDIAINDKTGEVFFATEYGIVSYRSDAVSSGDDFGKVYVFPNPVHPDYHGEITITGLIKDADVKITDIAGNLVYQTKTLGGQAVWDGRNQRGRRVASGVYLVFCTNEDGSKTHITKLLFIR comes from the coding sequence ATGAATTTATCCATCAACATATACAGGTATGTAATAAGCTGTTTGACGGCCTTGGTTACATTTTTTACTGCATACGGACAAATACCGGTCGGAGGCTGGCGTGATCATCTTTCATGGAATACGACTAAATCCGTAATTGTTACCGAAAATAAGATATATTCAAGCAATGGAGTAGGTATCTGCATATATGATCCTTCAACTAATGAATTAAATAAACTGACCAAAATAAACGGATTGAATGATGCCGGAATATCTTCTATACAATATGTTCCTTCTGTTAGATACTTAGTTACCGGCTATATTAACGGAAATATAGATATCATAACTGATCAGGATATATACAATATTCCGGATATCAAACATAATGGATTATATACCAATAAGCGGATCAACCACATCTATGCAAAAGATGATCTGGTATATTTATCCTGTTCATTTGGTATTGTCGTGATAGATGTAAAATTACGCAGGATAAAAGATACCTACATCATCGGAGACCATGGTATTCCTGTCGAAGTGAATGCTTTCACGGATTACAACGGATATTTTTATGCAGCCACTAGCCAGGGGATAAAAAAGGCAGATATGGGAAGTCATTTTTTAACAGACTTTTCTACCTGGGAAAAGGTAACCGGAATACCTGGTTCCGGTAGTACTTTCACCCAATTAGTCAACCATAACAATATGTTGCTGATGTGTGACCTTGACAATAACATCATTAAATACAACGGCATATCTTATGAAAGTTTGCACCTTCCTTTTACAGTAGAAAGTATTCATCAGCTAAATGTTTCGGGAAATCAATTGTTGGTCAGTACATCTAAAGCTCTTTTTATATATGATATACAATCATATTTACTACAAAACACAATAACTACTTATAAAGATTCTCCTGTAGATATTCATGGTGCCATGATGGATAATAAGGGAACATATTGGATTGCTGATAATTATATGGGACTGGTTCAATGGCAATCTGCGAACAATATCATTTTTTACGTCATAAACGGACCTTCGTCCAACAATTCAGCAGCTTTTCGATATAAGTCAGATCGGCTGATTTCTGTTTCCGGAGGTATCGGAAAAGATGGCATCCGGTTAAATCGACAGGGAGAAATCCATACTTTTTCCGGGAATCAATGGAACAGTATCAGGTTTGAAGGCCAGCATGATTTCACGGATATTGATATATCGGCAGACAATCCGGGTAAGTATTATGTCTCTTCATGGGGAGAAGGTGTATATGTGTTTGAAGATGGGTTTTTATCGGAGCATTATACACATCAAAACAGTCCATTGCTTGCTGAAAACGCTGCAACTTATTGTGGCGGTATCATGATTGACGAAGAAAACCGGTTGTGGGTGAGTAATGGCCGAAAGACGGGGTTGTATTCCAATAAGCAATGGAAAATATCAGAATGGACAACCAATGGTGTAATGGGTCATTTCACACAGGATAACCAGGGAAAGATATGGACTATCCTTCATAACAATGGCTTGTGGGTATTTGACAAAGCTTCTGTAGAAAAAGATCAAACAGATAGAGTTATTGGATTCGCTCCTTACAATTATGCAGGATCCGCACCTATATACCAAAATCATCAGATTACCGGGACACCTGATGGAATCATGTGGGTAGGAACTGCACAAGGTCCTGTATATTATAATAATTCATCTGCCATATTAGATGGTGGTAATACGGCCGGTTACCATCCGAATCGTACGGGAACGCACGAGCCAAGTCATATGTATGCATTACTAGGATCTGAGAACATATTATCGGTAGCAATAGATGGAGCTCACCGGAAATGGTTCGGCACAGAAAAAGGAGGAGTATTTCTGATTAATGAGGACAACGCAGGTGAAGTCCGGCATTTTACGGTAGATAACAGCCCGTTATTATCCAATAAAGTACATGATATAGCCATCAATGATAAAACAGGAGAAGTTTTTTTTGCTACGGAGTATGGTATTGTTTCATATCGTAGTGATGCCGTATCGAGTGGGGATGACTTCGGGAAAGTGTATGTCTTTCCTAATCCTGTTCATCCCGATTATCATGGGGAAATTACGATCACCGGTTTGATAAAAGATGCAGATGTAAAAATTACAGATATTGCGGGCAATCTGGTGTATCAGACAAAGACCCTGGGTGGACAGGCTGTATGGGATGGGCGTAATCAAAGAGGCAGAAGAGTAGCTTCCGGAGTATACCTTGTTTTTTGTACCAATGAGGATGGCTCGAAAACCCATATTACCAAATTGTTGTTCATACGGTAA
- a CDS encoding non-canonical purine NTP diphosphatase has protein sequence MKTKEYIIFATANKHKLEEVQAMMPAEITLKSLAEVGCTEEIPETQDTLEGNALQKARYIYDRYKIPCFADDTGLEVEALDGAPGVYSARYAGIEGDQSVKSKANIAKLLHELSGKSNRKARFRTVIAYIDAHHTEQLYEGIVDGSIIEEENGDEGFGYDPVFLPDGYDKTFAQMSLPQKNQISHRARAFRKFSEILLKEYN, from the coding sequence ATGAAAACAAAGGAATATATTATTTTTGCTACTGCCAATAAACATAAATTGGAGGAAGTACAAGCCATGATGCCCGCAGAAATAACATTGAAAAGTTTGGCTGAAGTAGGATGTACGGAAGAAATTCCGGAGACACAGGATACTTTGGAAGGTAACGCTTTACAAAAAGCCCGTTATATATATGATCGTTACAAAATACCTTGCTTCGCAGATGATACAGGCCTCGAAGTGGAAGCATTGGATGGAGCCCCTGGAGTGTATTCAGCCCGGTATGCAGGTATTGAAGGCGATCAGTCTGTAAAGTCCAAAGCTAACATAGCCAAACTCTTACATGAATTATCAGGAAAAAGCAATCGAAAGGCCCGGTTCCGTACAGTCATTGCCTATATTGACGCCCATCATACGGAACAACTGTATGAAGGAATCGTGGATGGTTCAATCATTGAAGAAGAAAACGGTGATGAAGGATTCGGTTATGATCCGGTTTTTCTACCTGACGGATATGACAAGACTTTTGCACAAATGTCACTTCCACAAAAAAACCAAATCAGTCATAGGGCCAGAGCTTTCCGGAAATTCTCGGAAATCTTGTTAAAAGAATATAACTAA
- a CDS encoding GNAT family N-acetyltransferase, with product MHEPIIRKAVKEDCPRLMELVHELAIYENAPDEVTVTLAHFEESGFGENPVWWAFVAIQDNIIVGFALYYIRYSTWKGQRMYLEDIIITKEMRGKGIGSMLFDRLIVEAKERKLNGIVWQVLEWNQPAIKFYSKYHATFDPEWINCSCQV from the coding sequence ATGCATGAACCAATCATAAGAAAAGCTGTCAAAGAAGATTGTCCACGTCTGATGGAACTGGTACACGAATTGGCTATATATGAAAACGCACCGGATGAAGTGACCGTAACTCTGGCCCATTTTGAGGAAAGTGGATTTGGAGAAAATCCGGTGTGGTGGGCTTTTGTTGCAATACAGGATAACATCATTGTCGGTTTTGCCCTTTATTATATCCGATACAGTACCTGGAAAGGACAAAGGATGTATCTTGAGGATATTATTATTACAAAGGAAATGAGGGGAAAAGGAATAGGAAGTATGTTATTCGATCGTCTGATTGTCGAAGCAAAAGAACGGAAATTGAATGGAATAGTATGGCAGGTATTGGAATGGAACCAACCAGCCATAAAATTTTATAGTAAATATCATGCTACTTTTGATCCTGAATGGATAAATTGTAGTTGTCAAGTATAA